From the genome of Corallococcus macrosporus DSM 14697:
TGGCGTTGAACTTGCCGGGCTTGAAGCGCCCCAGCGGCAAGCCCAGCTCACGGGCCCGGACGCGCGGGCCACTCTCCTCGGGGATGTGCACCATAGATGGGGCACACTAACCGACCGCTCCCCACCGTCAACCACTCCACCGGGCCCCGCCCGTCTCCTCGAAGGGAGGACACGGGACGGGACGCTCCAAGTGTCGTGTGGAGGGCTCAGGCCTTCGCGTCCACGCGGGGTGACGGCTCCGCCGCCGGGGCCGCCGGGGCCACGGGGGCAGGCGCGGGCATGGCGGGCTGCGCCGCGGCGTGCGCCGCTTCCTCCAGGGGCACGCTCTTGCGGATCACCGAGGCGGAGTGCTCGCTGGCGGCGCGGCGGGCCTCTCGCTCCTTGTAGCGGCGGATGGCGGGGGCCATGATTTCGCCAATCAGGCCCCGGTAGTCCATGCCGGCGCCCTGGGCGATGAGCACCAGGTCGCTCCAGCCCGGCGTCAGGCCCGGCAGCGGGTTGCATTCAATGAAGTAGATGCGCCCCTTGTCATCCATGCGGAAGTCGATGCGCGCCACGTCGCGGCACCCCAGCGCCATGAACGAGCTGCGCGCCGCCGTGCGCAGCCGCTCCAGCAGCGCGGGCTCCAGCTTCGCCGGCGCGTCGTAGCGGATGCGGTCCGTCCAATCCAGCTTGTGCTGGAAGCTGTAGACGGGGTTCTTCTCCTCCTTGTCCAGGAAGACGATCTCCATGGGCGGCAGGACGCGGGGACGCCGCTCGCCCAGCAGGCCCACGGTGAACTCCCGGCCGCGGACGTACTCCTCGATGAGCGCGGGCTGCTGGTACTTGCCGGCGATCTCCCGCACCACGTCGCGCAGCTCCGCCTCGCTGTGGCAGACGCTCTTGGTGACCACGCCCTTGGAGCTGCCCTCCGCCACCGGCTTCACGATGAGCGGGAAGGTGGTGAACTCCTTGTTGAGGCGCTCCTTGCCCGTCACCATGAGCTGGAAGTTGGGCGTGAGGATGCCGGCCTGCCGGACGATCTTCTTCGCCAGGCCCTTGTCCAGGGCGATGGACAGCGTCGCCGGGTCGGAGCCCGTGTACGGGATGTCCAGCAGCTCCAGCAGCGCGGGCACCTGGCTCTCGCGGTTGCGGCCCTTGAAGCCCTCCGCGATGTTGAACACCAGGTCCAGCGGCGTGCTCGACAGCACCGACGGCAGCTCCGCCGTGGCCTCCAGGTCGATGACCTCGTGGCCCCAGGAGGCAATCGCCTCGCGGATGGCCTGGAGCGTGTTGGGCGAGTCGTACTCCGCCTCGCTGTCCTCCACCGACTCCGCCGTGGCCGTGGGCTTCACGCGCTTGACGTTGAAGCTGAAGCCGACGCGCAGCGGACCGCTCTTGCGCGCGGGCTTGCCCTGGCGGCGCGACGAGTCCTTGATTTTGTACCGCTTCGCCGCGCTGGTGATGATGGCGTTCATCACGCCATCCAGGTGCAGGCCGTCCAGCTCCGCCGACGCGTAGATGCCCGCGCCCGGCTCCAGGCTGGGCAGCGCGTTGATCTCCAGGAAGTACGGCACGCCCGCGTCACTGAGGCGGATGTCGATGCGGCCCAAATCCCGGCAGTCCAGCGCCTGGTACACCTTCTGCGCCATCCGCCGGATGTCCTCCGCCGTGCGGGGCGGAATCTGCGCCGGGGCGCGCACGCTGACCGCGCCCTCGCGGGACGTCTTCAGCGCGTAGTCGTAGATGGCGTACCTGCGGCCCGCGGTGACGGCCGGGTCGATGACGTACTCCACCGGGGTGAGCACGCCGTCGTAGTCATTGTCCACCGACTCCAGGAAGGGCACGGCCAGGTCGCGGCCGGTGATGTACTCCTCCACCAGCACGCCGGAGGGGTACTTCTCCAGCGCGGCGGCCACCTTGGCGCGCACCTCGTCCAGCGTCTCCGCGATGGAGTCCTGGGTGATGCCCTTGGAGGAACCCTCGAAGTTCGGCTTCACGATGACGGGGAAGCGCAGGTTCTCCGCGGACAGCTCGCTGAGCTTCTCCACGTACTGCCAGCCGGGCGTGCGGATGCCCTGCTTGGACAGCACCAGCTTGGTGAGCTGCTTGTCCAGCGTCACCGCCAGCGCGTACGCGTCCGAGCCCGTGTAGGGGAAGCCCAGCTCGTCGAAGAGCGCCGGGTAGAAGGCCTCGCGGAAGCGGCCGCGGCGCCCCTCCGCGGTGTTGAAGATGAGGTCCGGGCTGTACGCCTCCAGCCGCGCCACGGTGCGCGAGGCCGGGCCGCTGACCTCGAAGCGCTCCAGCCGGTGGCCGATGCGCTCGATGGCCGCCGCGAGCGCGTTGACCGTCTCCTGGGTGTCGAACTCCGCCTCTTCTTCCGAATCAGACAGCCTGAGGTTGTGGGTCAGCGCGATGCGCACGGGTACCCCCTTCGCTTCCTGAACGACGAGCGTCCCCGGCGCACCTTCGCCGCGGACATGAGCCTGCCGGGGGCGCGCTCATGCGCGACCGGCGTGCGAGCTGCAACGGTTACGCCCGCGACAACCTTCCCGTCGACCACCTGCGTCTGCGCCCAGGTGTCGCCCAGCCGCCAGCCCAGCGGATCCCTCAGCACGCGCCACGCCTCCACGCTGCCAATGACGAGCAGCCCCGCGGCGGCGGCCACCGTCCCGTGCGGCGCGGGCATCATCCAAAGCAGGACGATGAGCGCCAGCGGCGCGTTGCGCAGCGTGCTGTCGCGGTGCCGCGCCGCCGAGCGCGTGGGCAGGTGCATCACCTTCACGCCGAAGAGGCGCTTGCCCACGCTCTGGCCCTGGAGCATCCCGTCCGCGAGCAGCAGGAACAGCAGCGCCACCACCGCGCCCGCCGCGCCGCACACCACGTACAGGCCCCACGCCACCGCCACGTCCACCGCCCGCGCGCCCCCGCGCAGCCAGAGCGAGGCCTTCGGATAGGGAGACTGGGGTGGAACGTCCTCGGACACCAGCCGCAGCGTCCGCCCCCCCTGCCGGCTCGCCGCCATCAGCACGCGGCTTCGCGCGGTGCTCACTCCTCGGGCTCCAGCGTGAGGCCTTCCTCGCGCGGCTCGGGCTCGTCCAGGCCCGCCAGCCGGGCCAGCCGTTCGTGGGCGCTCAAGGGAGAAATCCTGGGCGCGGCCCACTCGGCGTGCTCGCGCGCGTGCTCGGCCGCGAGCGCCGCGGTGGGGCTGCCCGTCTCCGACATCCGCAGCAGCCGTCCGCGCGCCGCGTCTTCATCGTGCGCGGCGGCGTCGCCCTCGCGCGTGAAGAGGATGAAGGCCATGGCGGGGCGCTTGGAGGACTCCCGCATGGCGAACTGGATGCCGTCGAGGTTCCAGCCCTTGGCCGTCCACTCGTTGAGGGTGCGCTCCAGGGCGCCCTCGTCCACGGTGGACAGCTCAACCACTTTGTACTGCAAGGGTCCTGGGGAGGTGACACGGACCGCGCGCCCGGCGCCGGACCGCTTCTTCGCGGTGCGCCGGCGTGGGGGCGAGGGCTTCTGGGACTTGCGTCCAGGCCGCTTGGGGGTTGGCATCGTGCGACGCGCATTTGGACGCAACGCGCGCGGCGGATCAAGCCTCAACCCGCCACGAGTCCGTCCGGCTGTTGCCTACAGGAGCTTCGCCGCCTCCAGGGCGTGGTAGGTGATGATGAGGTCGGAGCCGGCGCGCTTCATGGACGTGAGCGTCTCCAGCATCACCCGCTCGTAGTCGATCCAACCATTCTGCCCGGCGGCCTTGAGCATCGAGTACTCACCGGAGACGTTGTAGGAGACGACGGGCAGCTCCCACCGCTCCCGCACGGCCCGGATGACGTCCAGGTAGGCGAGCGCGGGCTTCACCATGATGAGGTCCGCGCCCTCCTCCACGTCCAGGGCCACCTCCTTGAGGGCCTCCCGGACGTTGCCGGGGTCCATCTGGTAGCCCCGGCGGTCACCGGAGGACGGGGTGTTCTGCGCGGCCTCGCGGAAGGGCCCGTAGTAGCCGGACGCGAACTTGGCCGAGTACGCCATGATGGGCAGCTCGCCGAAGCCCGCCTCATCCAGCGCGGCGCGGATGGCGGCCACGCGGCCGTCCATCATGTCCGACGGGGCGATGATGTCCGCGCCCGCCTTCGCGCAGCTCACGGCCATCTTCGCCAGCAGCGGCAGCGTGGCGTCATTGACGACGTGGCCGCCCTCCAGCACGCCGCAGTGGCCATGGTCGGTGAACTCGCAGAGGCAGATGTCCACGACGACCTGGAGGTCCGGCTCGGCCGCCTTGATCTCCCGGATGGCGCGCTGGACGATGCCGTCGTCGGCGTAGGCCTGGGTGCCGTGCGCGTCCTTGTGGTTCGGGATGCCGAACAGGAGCACGGCGGGCACGCCCAGCCCGCGGGCCCGCCGGGCCTCGGTGACGACGTGCTCCAGGGACAGGTTGAAGATCCCCGGCATGGAGACGATGGGACGGCGCACGTCCCGGCCCTCCACGACGAAGAGGGGGTAGATGAAGTCGCCCGGGTCGAGGCGCGTCTCACGCACCATGTCGCGCAGGACGGCGTTGCGGCGCAGGCGGCGGGGTCGGTGGATGGGATAGGCCATGGCGGTCGCCGGTATAAACCGGCGGCGCCGCGGCTTCATCGTTTCCGGTCCCCTGCCCGGCTGCTCAGCCTGCGACGAGCCTCCAGCTCCGCTGATGATTCCACTGCTCCCGGGCGTGCCGCTGGGCGCGGCGCTCGGCGATGTCCGCTTCGTGCAAGGCGCGGGCGTAGCGCACGCGCGCCGCCTCCGTCCCCGTCGCCAGGTCCCGGTCGGCCTGCGCCAGCTCGCGACGGGCATCCAGGAGCTGCTGTTCGATGCGGTCCTCGTACGTCATGTCCGTTTCTCCTCGGGGCTTGGGTCCGCCCGCGGGCAATGCATGGGCCGGACCGTGGAGCCCCAAGGAAGCTGGGAGGCGCCAAGTCCCCGGAACGACGGGCTACCGCGGCGCGGCAGGCACGACAGCGTGCGAAGCGGCTTTCCCACGGGCGCGAACGAGGCGCCGCAGGGGGGCGCCACCCGACCGCTCCGCCCGCCCGGACGACCGCCCGGCAAACCGGCGCAATCGGTGGGCGGCCCGGTCGTCTACAGTCCCGACCGTGACAAGCCAGGCACCCGCCATTGAAGTGAGGGGTTTGCGGAAGACGTACCACCGGGCCTTCCGGAGGGGGGGCAGCGAGGCCCTCCGGGGAATGGACCTGACGGTGCCGGAGGGGAGCGCCTTCGGCCTCATTGGCCCCAACGGTGCGGGCAAGACGACCTTCATCAAGAGCATCCTCGGCATCGTCCAGCCCACGGAGGGCACGGTGCGGGTGCTGGGGGGCTCCCCGGAGGACCCGCGCATCCGCGCCCGCATCGGCTACCTGCCCGAGCGCCTGCACCTGCCCGGCACCTGGACGGCGCCCGCCTTCCTGGCGACGGTGACGCGGCTCAAGGGCCTCCCCGTGGACGGCTCGGTGAACCTGCGCCTCCTGGAGCGCGTGGGCCTGGCGGACGCGGTGGGCCGGCGCATCGGCGGGTACTCCAAGGGCATGCGGCAGCGGCTGGGCCTGGCCGCGGCGCTGGTGGGCACCCCTTCCCTGCTGGTGCTGGACGAGCCCACGGACGGCATCGACCCCATGGGGCGCATGGAGGTGCGGCGCATCCTCCAAGAAGAGGTGCAGCGCGGGACGACGCTGTTCCTCAACTCGCACCTGCTGGCGGAGACCGAGCGCGTCTGTGACCGGGTCGCCATCCTGGCGAAGGGCCGCGTGGTGCGCGAGGGCCGGCTGGAGGACCTGGCGCGCGGCGGCGCGCGGTGGCTGGTGCGCTTCGCGCCCGGGGCCCGCGCGGAGGGCCTGGCGGCGGCGGGCTTCGCCCGGGGCGGCGCGGAGGGACAGTACTTCGTGGAGGCGGCGGACCCGGCGGCGCTCAATGAAGCGCTGGACCGGGCGCGGGCGGCCGGGGCATTGATGGTGGAGCTGCGGCGAGACGGAACGGACCTGGAGTCGGTGCTGATGGGAACGGTGGAGGCCGCGGCGTGAAGCCAGTCCTGGGAATCGCGGGGTACGTGCTCCGAGAGGCGTTGTCGCGCAAGTTCATCCTGGCCTTCCTGGTGGGCATCACCCTGGTGCTGGCCGTGGTGGCGCTGAGCCTGCGCATCGAGGTGGTGGACGGGGCGCTCGCGGCGTCCCGCCTGTTCGGCGAGGAGCTGAAGAACAGCATCCGCTCCGTCGACGTGGCCCTGCGGCCCGTGTACCAGGCCGCGGCGTTCCTGGTGTTCTACGGCGGCATCCTGTTCGGCATCGTGGCGTGCTCGGACTTCGCGCCGTCGTTGATGTCACCGGGGCGCATCGAGCACCTGCTGGCGCTGCCGCTTCAACGCTGGCACCTGCTGGCCGGGACGTTCCTGGGCGTGATGACGCTGGCGCTGGGTGGGACGCTGTATGGGACGACGGGCCTGGTGCTCATCTTCGGCGTGAAGGCGGGGTACTGGACGGCGGGGCCGCTCATCGCGGGGCTGCTGGCGTGCGTGGGCTTCGCGGCGGTGTACGCGGTGATGCTGACCACGGCGACGCTGGTGCGCAGCGCGGCGCTGTGCGCGGCATCCGGCTTCGTGGCCCTGGTGGGCGGCATCATCGCGGGCTACCGGCAGGACCTGACGCCCTTCTTCGAGGAGGGCCTGGGGCGCCAGGCCTTCCGGGCGGTGACGCTGGTGTTGCCGCGCCTCTCCTCGCTGGCCGTGGCCGGAGGCGACATCGCCGCGTCCACGCCGCTGGAGGTGCGCTCGCTGGGCATGTTGCTGCTCGGCGTGCTGGTGTTTGGATTCGGGGCCCTGGCGGTGGGGTTCTGGCGCTTCGAGGGGAAGGACTACTGACATGGACAACCGAGGACGCCGCCGGGTGTGGCTCGTCGTGGCGGCGATGCTGTTCGTGGTGGCCGCGGTGCTGATGTTCACGGGCCAGGGGGACGAGCCCACGCCGGAGACGCCGAAGGTGGAGTTCCCCCGGCGGATGCGCGCCCCCGAGCGCGAGCGCGCGGAGCGGCGGCGGACGCTGGTGCTGCCGGTGCAGGTGGACGCGGGCACGAAGCCGGAGCGCCAGCGCCCCCGGGATCCGGTGCTGGCCGCCCTGCCCCGCGGCGAGGGCAAGACGGCGGTGGTCATCGAGGCGAACGCGCTGCGGCACTCGCCCATTGGGGAGCTGCTGCTGGACTGCCTGATGCGGGATGGCGGCAAGCGGCTGGAGGAGCTGCGCAACCTCAGCGGCGTGGACCCGCTCCAGGACCTGGACCGGCTGGTCATCACCGACGAGGGGATGATGCTTTCGGGCAACTTCGCCAACGCGAAGTTCAAGGAGCTGCTGGGCGAGCGCGTGTCCATGGACTACGGCGAAGGCGCCCGGGTGTACGAGCCGGGCGAGATGACGGTGACGCGGCCGGACGGGAGCACGGTGCGTC
Proteins encoded in this window:
- a CDS encoding RDD family protein — protein: MSTARSRVLMAASRQGGRTLRLVSEDVPPQSPYPKASLWLRGGARAVDVAVAWGLYVVCGAAGAVVALLFLLLADGMLQGQSVGKRLFGVKVMHLPTRSAARHRDSTLRNAPLALIVLLWMMPAPHGTVAAAAGLLVIGSVEAWRVLRDPLGWRLGDTWAQTQVVDGKVVAGVTVAARTPVAHERAPGRLMSAAKVRRGRSSFRKRRGYPCASR
- a CDS encoding D-alanine--D-alanine ligase family protein, with the translated sequence MRIALTHNLRLSDSEEEAEFDTQETVNALAAAIERIGHRLERFEVSGPASRTVARLEAYSPDLIFNTAEGRRGRFREAFYPALFDELGFPYTGSDAYALAVTLDKQLTKLVLSKQGIRTPGWQYVEKLSELSAENLRFPVIVKPNFEGSSKGITQDSIAETLDEVRAKVAAALEKYPSGVLVEEYITGRDLAVPFLESVDNDYDGVLTPVEYVIDPAVTAGRRYAIYDYALKTSREGAVSVRAPAQIPPRTAEDIRRMAQKVYQALDCRDLGRIDIRLSDAGVPYFLEINALPSLEPGAGIYASAELDGLHLDGVMNAIITSAAKRYKIKDSSRRQGKPARKSGPLRVGFSFNVKRVKPTATAESVEDSEAEYDSPNTLQAIREAIASWGHEVIDLEATAELPSVLSSTPLDLVFNIAEGFKGRNRESQVPALLELLDIPYTGSDPATLSIALDKGLAKKIVRQAGILTPNFQLMVTGKERLNKEFTTFPLIVKPVAEGSSKGVVTKSVCHSEAELRDVVREIAGKYQQPALIEEYVRGREFTVGLLGERRPRVLPPMEIVFLDKEEKNPVYSFQHKLDWTDRIRYDAPAKLEPALLERLRTAARSSFMALGCRDVARIDFRMDDKGRIYFIECNPLPGLTPGWSDLVLIAQGAGMDYRGLIGEIMAPAIRRYKEREARRAASEHSASVIRKSVPLEEAAHAAAQPAMPAPAPVAPAAPAAEPSPRVDAKA
- the hemB gene encoding porphobilinogen synthase, whose product is MAYPIHRPRRLRRNAVLRDMVRETRLDPGDFIYPLFVVEGRDVRRPIVSMPGIFNLSLEHVVTEARRARGLGVPAVLLFGIPNHKDAHGTQAYADDGIVQRAIREIKAAEPDLQVVVDICLCEFTDHGHCGVLEGGHVVNDATLPLLAKMAVSCAKAGADIIAPSDMMDGRVAAIRAALDEAGFGELPIMAYSAKFASGYYGPFREAAQNTPSSGDRRGYQMDPGNVREALKEVALDVEEGADLIMVKPALAYLDVIRAVRERWELPVVSYNVSGEYSMLKAAGQNGWIDYERVMLETLTSMKRAGSDLIITYHALEAAKLL
- a CDS encoding ABC transporter ATP-binding protein, whose translation is MRKTYHRAFRRGGSEALRGMDLTVPEGSAFGLIGPNGAGKTTFIKSILGIVQPTEGTVRVLGGSPEDPRIRARIGYLPERLHLPGTWTAPAFLATVTRLKGLPVDGSVNLRLLERVGLADAVGRRIGGYSKGMRQRLGLAAALVGTPSLLVLDEPTDGIDPMGRMEVRRILQEEVQRGTTLFLNSHLLAETERVCDRVAILAKGRVVREGRLEDLARGGARWLVRFAPGARAEGLAAAGFARGGAEGQYFVEAADPAALNEALDRARAAGALMVELRRDGTDLESVLMGTVEAAA